The nucleotide sequence AATTTCAAACTTAGCACATGGTATTTTGTTGCTGAAAGTTGCGCAACCATTTCGGCACGAGACGAAACCTCAAGCTTACGGAACATTCGCTTCAGAGCTTGCTTCACAGAATTCTCGGTAATCCAAAGTTCAGTCCCAATTTCTGCATTGGTTCGTCCCAAGGCGACTAATTCAGCAATTTGTAATTCACGAGGCGTCAAGCAATCTGCCTTGAATGATGGGTGTTGAGATTTTCCTTCGGAAACACTTCGTGAACGCACTGTTGAAACCCAATCAGACAAGTGTAAACAGACAGCGCTCAAATCGGCTAGATTTTGTGTATTGAAGGCAGGCATTGACTGTTCGCGAGTGAAACCTACAGTCCCAATTAATTGACCACGACTGACGATCGGTCCTGCCATCACATGCCAATGATCCGGACGAGGACAGATTAACTTCCAAGCCTTGGGTACCGTCACCAATCTCTCATGGACGGGAGTGTGGCGTTCTGCGACGTAACGCGCTACTGGATTATGCTCCAGAGACAGGGCAAGGTTGAGAACGGGTTGAAACCTTAGATCTTCCAAAAGTTGGTCGAAGAAAAATATTCCCGATCGCTTGGCAGCAAAGTATTCCCCAAGCTTGGGCGCAAGGCGCGATCGCAAGTTATCTTCATCCGTTGCCCGGTGGATTTCTTCAAATAATGGGCTCAAGGAAATAGTCATGGTGAAAAGAGTACCCGATCGAGGACTATGCCGGGCTGATCGCCGCTTCTAGTATAAGAGGAGATTCAATGCAGTCACCCAAAGGAAATTAATTCATGACCGACCCACAAAAATACGTTATTGGCTTGGTTTTTTATCCTGGCATGACCTCACTGGATATAGTCGGCCCCCATCAAGTTTTTAGCGCCCTCCCCAATGTCACACTACATCGCATCTGGAAAGCGCTAGACCCCATTGTCTGCGATGACGGATTGTCGATTGTGCCGGATACCACCTTTACAGATTGCCCACCCCTGGACGTGATTTGTGTCGGCGGCGGTTTAGAACAACAAGCCGTGGGAGACGATCCAGAAGTGCTGGAGTTTTTCCGCAAACAGGGCAGCACGGCAAAGTTTGTCACTTCTGTGTGTGGCGGATCGGAGTTTCTGGCGAAAGCGGGTCTGCTCAAGGGGTACCGAGCAGCGACCCACTGGGGAATGCGCCAACAACTCATGACACATCCAGGCGTTGAGGTGGGGACTGAGCGTGTCGTGGTCGATCGCAATCGTATCACGGGTGGCGGTGTGACAGCAGGGATTGATTTTGGTTTGACGATCGCGAGCATCCTTTACGATGAGGAAACCGCCAAGATCGTTCAATTATTACTGGAGTACGATCCCGCCCCACCCTTTGATACAGGTTCTCCCGAAAAAGCAGGCCCTGAAATCGTTAATAAAGCAATGTTATACATGCAGAAACTGTCCAGCTTAAAACTCGCAAAAACAGCAAGCTAATCATGATTACAGCTTTGGAGAAAGATCGCGATATCACCGTTTCAAATCGGGTAAAGATTAGTTTCTATGTGATTTCCATCGTTTTTAACGTTTGCTTAATTGCTCAGGTATTAACGGTTGGCGTTGCCTACTTTAGCGATCCTGCCTGGTGGACTATTCATGTGTGGCTCGTGCGAGGGTATGGCGGACTATCGCTGATATTGTTGGCAGGAGCATTAATGGCTCCATTCTCAAACAGAGTTCGATCGCTTGCTGTCAGTCTACCGGTGCTGCTGGGACTTCAGTTTTGCAGTATCCATCTGAAAACTTCGCTTCACTTAGAGGTGCTGCATCCTCTCATTGGCTTCACGTTGTTCTATGTTTCTTCAAGCCTCGTACACCGTGTATCGCGTGAGTACATGAAACAGGGAGGTGAAAAGAGCGCAGCAAAATCGGGATAGGGAGAAGTGTTTAACTCCCCCCTCCCACACCGCCCTGCAAGCGGGTCCGCACAGGGCGGTTCAATATCGCGGAGCAAACATGAATTGAGGCTATTTCGCATACCCTTGGGCTTTCATCCAAAGGTCGCGAATTGATAGCAATCCCTGCTCTTTTAGCCACTCATTAGTCATCCCACTGTGCGTCGCCAGCGTTCTTGACAAGCGCCAATAACCTTTACGGCTAAGGCCGGTCAAAATTGCCTGACGCTTAGACGTACCCAACTCCAGAAGATTACGAATGCGAGTGCGCGCTCGTCGCCACTGTTTCCAGTAGCACATCCGAACCCGCCTCCTCAACCATCCGTCTAACTCTGGAATCGGTTGGTAGTATTGCGAGATGCCAAAGTAGCCCATCCATCCTCGCAAGTACTGGTTTAACCGAGTCAGGCGTTCTTCCATTGAGACCCCAACTGCGGGAGGTGAGTCCACGCAGTCGATGTTTGAAGTCATCAAAGGCTTTCTGCGACCAATACACCCGCATCCCTCGGAAGCTGAATCCGAGCTCCTCCAATGCTTGGACACTGACCACCTGAGATTTCTGCCGATTGACCCGCAGCTTTAACGTTTGGGTCAGATATCGGCTGATACTTGCCATCACTCGCTGACCTGCCCGGATACTTTTGACCAGAATGACCAGGTCGTCCATATAGCGGACAAAGCGGTGACCTCGTTTCTCCAGTTCTCGCTCGAGATCGTCCAACAGGATGTTGGCGAGCAAAGGCGATAACGGAGACCCTTGCGGCGTCCCCAATGCCGTTGCCTGGACGAGGCCGTCCACCATGACGCCTGCCCGCAGGTATCGACCGAGCAGCCGCAGGAGCACTTTGTCATGCACCTGCCGCGATACGCGAGCCATCAATACATCGTGCTGCACTGTAGCGAAGAATTTCTCCAAATCCAGGTCAACCGCGATACGATGTCCCGCTTTCCTGTGGTCTTTTACCTGTGCAATGGCTCCGTGGGCAGAGCGCTTGGGTCGGCTGCCGAAGCTCGATTCCGAAAACTCAGGGTCGAACATCGGCGTTAGCACTTGCAAGACAGCTTGCTGGATGAACCGGTCTAGAACACAAGGCACCCCTAGCAATCTGTCTCCTCTGCCTCCCGGCTTGGGGATGACCACCCGGCGCACGGGAGCAGGTTGATACGTGCCCTCCAATAGGGATTGGCTGATTGTGGGCCAATGCTTTCGGGCGTAGGCGGGGAAGTCCTCTAAGCTCATCCCGTCACTGCCGGGTGCGCCTTGGTTGGACTTCACACGCTGCCATGCCTGTCGGACATTGGCGCTCTCCACAACTCGACCCATCAGGTTCAAGCCTAAGGCTGGCTGTATGCCGTAACGCCAGTCCGTATCTCCCCCGCTCGGGTTCATTGACACGCCTGAGTTCGTCATGGCTCCTCCTTATGCGACACTGTTCGGTCCTTCACTGCGACAGCAGCTACTATGACCTCTGCTGACTTCTGCCCAATGCGGCTGCTGTTGCCAACAGTCGTGCTGTCTGAGTCTCCGTAGGGTCCGGTGGTTTCCCCATCTCTTTCGCGATGGACCTCAGTCCGACTCCCATAGATTCCCTGACTGCCCTCGGACAGACCTGCCCGGATAAGAACGTGAACTGTCCCTGCACAACCGCGCCATTTACCGTGTCCTTTGAACCAGAGGGCTTCGTTGTGTGGTGCCAACTCGCCCCAAGAATCTCGGCCTTCTATGACGTTTCTGTTCGTCGGCTCGCAGTTTTGCTGCTGGCTTCCTTCAGACATTTCCTCGCGGAAACACCCTTGCCTTAAGCTAGTCGTTGTTGTCTCTCGGCTCCCATGACTTTCGAGCATTTGGACTCTGGTTCTCCGACAGGGGACTTTCACCCCATGAGTTCACGCCCATGCCGGGCGTACACCACTCGCTGCAACGGATGCTTGGCTAAACTATTGCTCTTCGTTGAGAGGTTATCTAGCACCGCTAGGCTCAAGGCCGTTATTGCCCTTGCTGCGTTAAAGCACGGCGAGGTGGTGGGCGGTCTCGCGGCGTACGAACTACAAAAATTCGAGCAAGAACGCAGTGAAATCTATATCTACGATTTGGCCGTTTCGGCTGCACACCGTCGTGAAGGTATAGCGACAGCGCTCATTCAGGAGCTTAAAAGTATTGGCACATAACGAGGGGTCTATGTCATTTTCGTTCAGGCCGATATCGGTGATGAGCCTGCTATTGAGCTATACACTAAACTTGGCGTGCGAGAAGATGTATTGCACTTCGATATTGTGGTAAATGATGATGGGTGATTGGTAGCATCTACGCAGATTGACCTTAGTAAAGTGCAATCGTATCGCTATGATAAAAACCAGAGATCGAGCGCTGCATAATAATACCCATACACGCCAACCACCGAAGGTCGATCGGTTATGATTTAGAGATAGTTTGTGGAGTGACGGGTAACGGCATGAATGTTCGAGTAGCGGAATGGGCCGATATCGATACTCTCTTTGAAATCAGAACTAGCGTTGTAGAAAATTATCAATCTCGCGAAGAGATTGCTGAACTCGGTATTACACCAGAGTCAGTTGCCGAAATGCTAGCAACAGACTGTTGTGCGTGGATTGCTGAGATTGGAGAGCGATCGATTGGTTTCTCAATTGCCAATGCTACAGAAAAAACGATATTTGGTATATTTGTCCTTCCTGCTTTTGAAGGCCGAGGAGCTGGACGTGCCCTAATGGAAGCAGCTGAAAACTGGTTGAGATCGAAGGGTATTGAAGAGATTTGGTTGGTTACGGGCAACGATCCCAACTTGAGAGCTTACGGCTTCTATCGCCATCTCGACTGGATTCCAGTAGGTGTTGAATTTGATGGAGACTTCAAAGGGGAAATGAAATTTGTTAAAAGCCATAGAGCCAAATCATCAGTTCCCTCGGGAGGGATGGTCTTATGATTCCAACCCAACGCCTCATCTCGAGTGCAAACGCATTGCCTGTGGGTTAGGCGAGCGATGGGGCAGAGCAGGCTTCTAGCATCTATGTCAATAGTCACTTCGAATCAACTCGCGAACCTTTTCGAGTGACTTGCAGTCGAAAGTAGCGTGTAGGTGAGGAGCAGCCACTTTGAGCGCAGCGTCCGACTCAGAACGCCAACTGGTACAAGCCTGCTTGCAAGGAAATCCCCAAAGCTTTGCGATTCTCTACGATCGCTTTCAGCAGCCAGTTCGCTCCACCCTGTTTCAACTGTGCGGTGCAACGCAGCTTGACGACTTGGTGCAGGAGGTGTTTCTGCGGGCCTGGAAAGGACTGCCTAAGTTTCGGCACAATGCCAAATTCTCCACTTGGCTGTACCGCATTGCCTGGAATGTGGCCTCCGATCGCCGCAAGCAATTGGCTCGCACGCGATCGCGAGAGCAATCTGCGCTCCGCGATGTGGCAACCTTCGGGCAAGCCGCTACCCGCGAGCGAGGGATCGATCGCCTGCACTATCGAGATGTCGTTCAGAAGGGATTGGCTCAACTGAGTCTGGAGCATCGCAGCGTGTTGGTGCTGCACGACTTAGAGGATGTGCCTCAAAAAGAGGTGGCGGACATTTTGGGCATTCCGGTCGGTACCGTCAAATCTCGCCTGCACCACGCCCGTACCGCCATGAAGCGCTACCTAGAGCAGCAAGGAGTTGAACTATGACAGTTCCGCCTGACGAGGAGCAAAAGCTAGTTAACTTTCTGCGGCAATATTGCCCCGATCCTCCCCCTGCCGATCCCGCCCTCAGGGACGAGATCTTGGCACGGGCGGTGCTGCATCCCCATTCGCCTCGCAGCCGCTGGCGGCGCTGGCGATGGGCGATTCCGCCTGTAGTCGCTGCTGCCATTTTGG is from Synechococcus sp. PCC 7336 and encodes:
- a CDS encoding sigma-70 family RNA polymerase sigma factor; this encodes MSAASDSERQLVQACLQGNPQSFAILYDRFQQPVRSTLFQLCGATQLDDLVQEVFLRAWKGLPKFRHNAKFSTWLYRIAWNVASDRRKQLARTRSREQSALRDVATFGQAATRERGIDRLHYRDVVQKGLAQLSLEHRSVLVLHDLEDVPQKEVADILGIPVGTVKSRLHHARTAMKRYLEQQGVEL
- a CDS encoding group II intron maturase-specific domain-containing protein; translation: MTSNIDCVDSPPAVGVSMEERLTRLNQYLRGWMGYFGISQYYQPIPELDGWLRRRVRMCYWKQWRRARTRIRNLLELGTSKRQAILTGLSRKGYWRLSRTLATHSGMTNEWLKEQGLLSIRDLWMKAQGYAK
- a CDS encoding LuxR C-terminal-related transcriptional regulator, which gives rise to MTISLSPLFEEIHRATDEDNLRSRLAPKLGEYFAAKRSGIFFFDQLLEDLRFQPVLNLALSLEHNPVARYVAERHTPVHERLVTVPKAWKLICPRPDHWHVMAGPIVSRGQLIGTVGFTREQSMPAFNTQNLADLSAVCLHLSDWVSTVRSRSVSEGKSQHPSFKADCLTPRELQIAELVALGRTNAEIGTELWITENSVKQALKRMFRKLEVSSRAEMVAQLSATKYHVLSLKLPNPDR
- a CDS encoding DJ-1/PfpI family protein translates to MTDPQKYVIGLVFYPGMTSLDIVGPHQVFSALPNVTLHRIWKALDPIVCDDGLSIVPDTTFTDCPPLDVICVGGGLEQQAVGDDPEVLEFFRKQGSTAKFVTSVCGGSEFLAKAGLLKGYRAATHWGMRQQLMTHPGVEVGTERVVVDRNRITGGGVTAGIDFGLTIASILYDEETAKIVQLLLEYDPAPPFDTGSPEKAGPEIVNKAMLYMQKLSSLKLAKTAS
- a CDS encoding GNAT family N-acetyltransferase; the protein is MTGNGMNVRVAEWADIDTLFEIRTSVVENYQSREEIAELGITPESVAEMLATDCCAWIAEIGERSIGFSIANATEKTIFGIFVLPAFEGRGAGRALMEAAENWLRSKGIEEIWLVTGNDPNLRAYGFYRHLDWIPVGVEFDGDFKGEMKFVKSHRAKSSVPSGGMVL
- a CDS encoding DUF6220 domain-containing protein: MITALEKDRDITVSNRVKISFYVISIVFNVCLIAQVLTVGVAYFSDPAWWTIHVWLVRGYGGLSLILLAGALMAPFSNRVRSLAVSLPVLLGLQFCSIHLKTSLHLEVLHPLIGFTLFYVSSSLVHRVSREYMKQGGEKSAAKSG